The Alteromonas stellipolaris genome includes a region encoding these proteins:
- a CDS encoding GNAT family N-acetyltransferase codes for MFIEDSARLSFHYITDSDTEFLWELDQDEEVMRFISDGQKTSREDVTNTFVPRFQAYSNPALGWGLWRVQEKESEEDIGWILVRPFGFFTKDPEIDNIELGWRFKQASWGKGYATEAAMQVKDALYQIGIDKFCAMAKQENLNSIKVMEKIGMSYSHEIEYKDNLYQEKVVVYTT; via the coding sequence ATGTTTATTGAAGATAGCGCGCGCCTGTCTTTCCATTATATCACCGACTCTGATACAGAGTTCCTTTGGGAGCTTGATCAAGACGAAGAGGTAATGCGATTTATCAGTGATGGTCAAAAAACATCACGTGAAGATGTTACCAACACCTTCGTACCACGCTTTCAAGCGTATTCAAACCCAGCACTAGGTTGGGGCTTATGGCGAGTACAAGAAAAAGAAAGTGAAGAGGATATCGGCTGGATTTTGGTTCGCCCTTTTGGCTTTTTCACTAAAGATCCTGAGATTGATAATATTGAACTTGGTTGGCGTTTTAAACAAGCCAGCTGGGGGAAGGGGTATGCCACAGAGGCAGCGATGCAAGTGAAAGATGCTTTGTATCAAATTGGCATCGACAAATTTTGTGCCATGGCAAAACAGGAGAATTTAAATTCCATCAAAGTGATGGAAAAAATAGGCATGTCCTATAGCCACGAAATTGAATATAAAGACAACCTTTATCAAGAAAAGGTAGTGGTTTACACCACCTGA
- the gltX gene encoding glutamate--tRNA ligase, with translation MSVVTRFAPSPTGYLHVGGARTALYSWLLAKNNGGEFVLRIEDTDIERSTEEAKQAILDGMQWLGLTWDTGPIYQTDRFDRYKDLIQQLLDEGKAYKCFMSAEELDAIREAQKERGEKPRYPGTWRDRTDHPEGEPFVIRFKTPLEGTVVITDHVRGKIEINNSELDDLIIQRTDGTPTYNFCVVVDDWDMGITHVVRGEDHINNTPRQINILQALGAPVPEYAHVSMILGDDGKKLSKRHGAVSVMQYRDDGFLPQAVLNYLVRLGWSHGDQEIFTLDEMIELFSLDAIGQSASAFNTEKLIWLNQHYIKSLPASEVAGHLKWHFDGLEVDLTTGPALESVIAIQADRVKTLKELAEISTYFYQDYEDFDANAAKKHLRPVARGPLELVKEKLMAIEAWEPENIQAAINTTAEELEVGMGKVGMPLRVATTGSGNSPSLDVTLNLLSKEKVGERIDKALTFIANRENS, from the coding sequence ATGTCGGTTGTAACACGATTTGCACCAAGCCCTACTGGCTACCTTCACGTAGGTGGCGCACGCACCGCTTTATATTCTTGGCTACTTGCCAAAAATAATGGCGGCGAATTTGTACTTCGGATTGAAGATACAGATATTGAACGTTCCACTGAAGAAGCTAAGCAAGCCATTTTAGATGGCATGCAGTGGCTAGGTTTGACTTGGGACACTGGCCCTATCTATCAAACCGATCGTTTCGACAGATATAAAGACCTAATCCAACAACTATTAGATGAAGGTAAAGCATATAAGTGCTTTATGAGCGCTGAAGAGTTGGATGCTATTCGTGAAGCCCAGAAAGAACGTGGCGAAAAACCTCGTTACCCTGGCACATGGCGAGATCGTACCGATCACCCAGAAGGCGAACCTTTTGTCATTCGTTTTAAAACCCCATTAGAGGGCACGGTTGTTATTACCGATCACGTGCGCGGTAAAATCGAAATTAACAACAGTGAGTTGGATGACTTAATCATTCAGCGCACCGACGGTACACCAACTTACAACTTTTGCGTTGTAGTAGACGATTGGGATATGGGCATCACCCATGTTGTTCGTGGTGAAGACCATATTAATAATACGCCCCGTCAAATTAACATTCTACAAGCGTTAGGCGCGCCTGTACCAGAATATGCTCATGTATCTATGATTTTAGGTGATGACGGTAAAAAGTTATCGAAACGTCATGGTGCAGTTAGTGTTATGCAATATCGTGATGATGGTTTCTTGCCTCAAGCGGTATTGAATTATTTAGTAAGGCTAGGGTGGTCACATGGTGACCAAGAGATTTTTACCCTTGATGAAATGATTGAGTTATTCAGTTTAGACGCGATTGGTCAGTCAGCTTCTGCATTTAATACTGAAAAATTGATTTGGTTGAACCAGCACTACATCAAAAGTTTGCCAGCCAGTGAAGTTGCTGGACACTTAAAATGGCACTTTGATGGGTTAGAAGTAGACTTAACAACTGGGCCTGCCCTTGAATCTGTTATTGCTATTCAAGCTGACAGAGTAAAAACGTTAAAAGAGCTCGCTGAAATCTCTACTTACTTCTATCAAGATTATGAAGACTTTGATGCCAATGCTGCTAAAAAGCATTTACGCCCAGTAGCGCGTGGGCCGCTAGAGCTGGTAAAAGAGAAGTTGATGGCTATTGAGGCGTGGGAGCCGGAAAATATTCAGGCTGCAATCAATACAACAGCTGAAGAGTTAGAAGTGGGAATGGGTAAAGTAGGGATGCCACTGCGTGTTGCTACCACCGGAAGTGGTAATTCTCCGTCTTTAGATGTAACCCTTAATTTGCTTTCAAAAGAGAAAGTTGGCGAGAGAATCGACAAAGCGCTTACTTTTATAGCAAACAGAGAAAATTCATAA
- a CDS encoding DUF1289 domain-containing protein: MSIVSPCIANCKLDADDVCTGCKRTIKEITSWSSYSTQQKQNVLIRLQTQKLDTHSS, from the coding sequence GTGAGTATAGTGTCACCTTGTATTGCCAACTGTAAGCTAGACGCCGATGATGTATGCACCGGTTGTAAGCGCACCATTAAAGAAATCACTAGTTGGTCGAGCTATAGCACACAGCAAAAACAAAATGTCCTCATCCGCTTACAAACCCAAAAGTTGGACACACACTCAAGTTAG
- a CDS encoding transposase, which translates to MPLPRYKQVNLDVTPYYHCTSRCVRQSFLCGVDASTGKNYNHRRQWIVDRLHKLTKTFAIDLCAYAVMHNHTHIVVHIAKARAEHWSMDEVLLRWKNFYRCPSVVQRYLDEETRSSLSEVELQKAEELSEIYRHRLYSVSWFMRLLNEFIARKANKEDECSGYFWERRFKSQAILSENALAATMAYTDLNPIRADIAKTPEQSHFTSIQYRINALKVNKVPARLMPFNDQVPVNESSLPFNLTDYLVLVDETGRVMRSDKKGAIPKKIKPILDRLKVSGKSWITLSTKLERKFAGPIGSAERICVYASACEYGRKPNIANARRYLQ; encoded by the coding sequence ATGCCGCTACCTCGATACAAGCAAGTCAATTTAGATGTCACACCTTATTATCATTGCACATCACGTTGTGTGCGACAGTCCTTCCTCTGTGGCGTTGATGCCAGCACAGGCAAAAACTACAACCACCGCAGACAGTGGATTGTAGACAGGTTACATAAGCTCACGAAAACCTTTGCCATTGACCTTTGTGCTTATGCCGTAATGCACAATCACACTCATATTGTGGTTCATATCGCAAAGGCGAGAGCTGAACATTGGAGCATGGATGAAGTGTTACTTCGCTGGAAAAATTTTTACCGTTGCCCTTCAGTAGTCCAACGTTATCTTGATGAAGAGACCAGAAGTTCATTATCTGAAGTAGAGCTTCAAAAAGCTGAAGAATTAAGTGAGATTTACCGTCATCGCTTGTATAGCGTAAGTTGGTTCATGCGGCTATTAAATGAGTTTATTGCTCGAAAAGCGAATAAAGAAGATGAGTGTTCAGGCTACTTTTGGGAGCGCCGATTCAAAAGCCAAGCGATATTGTCTGAAAATGCGCTTGCAGCAACCATGGCCTATACCGATTTAAATCCCATCCGGGCCGATATAGCCAAAACTCCAGAGCAGTCCCACTTCACCAGCATTCAGTACAGAATTAATGCTTTGAAAGTAAACAAAGTGCCTGCTCGGCTTATGCCATTTAATGATCAAGTTCCAGTTAATGAAAGCAGCCTGCCCTTCAATTTAACCGATTACTTAGTACTGGTTGATGAAACCGGTCGCGTTATGCGCTCAGATAAGAAAGGTGCTATTCCCAAAAAAATTAAGCCTATCTTAGACAGGCTTAAGGTTTCTGGTAAATCTTGGATTACCCTTTCAACCAAACTAGAAAGGAAATTCGCAGGCCCTATCGGCTCTGCAGAGCGAATTTGCGTGTATGCCTCTGCATGCGAATATGGCAGAAAGCCAAACATTGCAAATGCCAGAAGATACCTTCAATAG
- a CDS encoding response regulator, producing the protein MNLQLARQTRLLIAEDQALAKSHMKYALEQLGFQHIDYVDRAAYALTSLRTRQYDVIVCAYDLRQEQGGYNLFEQLKTEKIIPLTTGFIFTSADTAIDVVHAIIELQPDEFLAKPFSVNELDKRLSKVVTRKKVFHDVYRYMDDQNPEQALKELEFILVEPKNAEHFPLALKTKGDLLLLNRQFENAKLFYQSIINIQNFTWAKLGLVQCYIHLDEFDDAERDLIQLALQPESMLSAYDLLAELQIKLEAYDEALECVNVASDISPRNVMRHITAVQLARLTHDYEGQFNSAKKVVRFGKNSVHDTPEMYLSVARAGIDFAMTAETSQTNKIIKQSNEYLRQLKSAYPKVNLDHQLQVISARIHYLKDENDKAKDLLDALDIDNLEEQSVETLLDSAKAFHDLGLRGSALKLLDKATLRQKELDAPNSLLSRYINQEVVEKTAISISPKNLNDVAVVQYKRGELAKSYQTFEQAFRVMPHNAAIALNLLQASAMRRSREGKAEASMNSVMKKCRFTLESASLSEEQSQRYETVKGLLDQVV; encoded by the coding sequence ATGAACCTACAGTTGGCTAGACAAACCCGCTTATTAATTGCGGAAGATCAGGCTTTGGCAAAAAGTCATATGAAATATGCTTTGGAGCAACTCGGCTTCCAACATATCGATTATGTAGACCGTGCTGCGTACGCCCTTACCTCGCTGCGCACCCGGCAGTACGATGTCATTGTTTGTGCTTATGACTTAAGGCAAGAACAAGGAGGCTATAATTTATTCGAGCAGCTGAAAACCGAAAAGATTATTCCTCTTACTACCGGCTTTATTTTTACCAGTGCCGATACTGCTATTGATGTTGTTCATGCAATAATCGAGTTGCAACCAGACGAATTCTTAGCAAAACCATTTTCCGTCAACGAACTAGATAAACGACTGAGTAAAGTCGTCACCCGTAAAAAGGTGTTTCACGATGTCTATCGTTACATGGATGACCAGAATCCCGAGCAAGCACTTAAAGAATTAGAGTTTATTTTAGTTGAACCTAAGAATGCTGAACACTTCCCGTTAGCCCTTAAAACTAAGGGTGACTTATTGTTATTGAATAGACAGTTTGAAAACGCGAAGCTTTTTTACCAATCAATCATCAACATTCAAAACTTTACGTGGGCAAAGCTCGGCCTCGTTCAATGCTACATTCACTTAGATGAATTTGATGATGCAGAACGAGACCTTATTCAGCTGGCACTGCAACCTGAAAGTATGCTGAGCGCTTATGACTTATTGGCAGAGCTTCAAATTAAGTTAGAAGCCTATGATGAAGCACTGGAATGTGTAAATGTTGCTAGCGATATTTCACCTCGAAATGTGATGCGCCATATTACTGCGGTACAACTTGCTAGGTTAACCCACGATTATGAGGGGCAATTTAATAGCGCTAAAAAAGTAGTTCGTTTCGGCAAGAATTCGGTGCACGACACACCTGAAATGTACTTATCTGTCGCAAGAGCGGGTATCGACTTTGCGATGACGGCAGAAACCTCGCAAACAAACAAAATCATCAAGCAATCCAATGAATATCTGCGCCAATTAAAAAGCGCCTACCCAAAAGTGAATCTTGACCATCAGCTTCAAGTTATTAGTGCTCGTATTCACTATCTAAAAGATGAAAACGATAAAGCAAAAGATCTGCTTGATGCTTTAGATATTGATAATCTTGAAGAACAGTCTGTCGAAACTTTATTAGACTCGGCAAAGGCCTTCCACGACTTGGGGTTAAGAGGAAGCGCGCTTAAATTACTCGATAAAGCGACATTAAGGCAAAAAGAGCTTGATGCGCCAAACAGCTTACTTAGCCGTTATATAAACCAAGAAGTTGTTGAGAAAACAGCAATATCAATTAGTCCTAAAAACCTTAATGACGTGGCTGTGGTGCAGTATAAGCGTGGCGAACTAGCGAAATCTTACCAAACGTTTGAGCAAGCATTCAGGGTTATGCCTCACAATGCTGCCATTGCGTTAAACCTACTGCAAGCGTCAGCAATGCGACGCTCTCGCGAAGGAAAAGCGGAAGCTAGTATGAACTCGGTTATGAAGAAGTGCCGCTTTACGCTGGAAAGTGCTTCTTTATCTGAAGAGCAAAGCCAGCGCTATGAAACGGTTAAAGGGCTGTTAGATCAGGTGGTGTAA
- the dusC gene encoding tRNA dihydrouridine(16) synthase DusC, which produces MKIMLAPMEGVVDHLMRDMLTHVGGFDQCVTEFVRVVDQKLPNKTFYKLCPELHNGGKTPNGVPVRVQLLGQHPEWLAENAYTAVDLGSPGVDLNFGCPAKTVNKSKGGAVLLKETQALYDIVKAVRDAVPASQPVSAKIRLGFEDKSLAVENAIAITEAGASELVVHARTKTEGYKPPAYWEWIAKIKQSTNIPLVANGEIWNAEEAQRCQEQSACTNLMVGRGALAMPNLARCIRNDEPPMAWEDVAALLIRYSGYEIYGDKGKYYPNRIKQWCGYLKRQYPEAELLFNDIRRLSKSQEIVDVLARQASH; this is translated from the coding sequence ATGAAAATCATGCTGGCACCTATGGAAGGTGTTGTCGACCATTTAATGCGAGATATGCTTACCCATGTAGGTGGGTTCGATCAGTGTGTAACTGAATTCGTAAGAGTAGTGGATCAAAAACTTCCCAATAAAACCTTCTACAAGCTATGCCCCGAGCTACATAATGGCGGCAAAACTCCTAATGGCGTACCAGTGCGTGTCCAACTATTAGGGCAGCACCCAGAGTGGTTGGCAGAAAATGCTTATACTGCGGTTGATTTGGGATCGCCAGGGGTAGATTTAAATTTTGGCTGCCCTGCAAAAACTGTTAATAAAAGCAAAGGCGGTGCGGTCCTTTTAAAAGAAACCCAGGCTTTATACGACATCGTAAAAGCCGTTCGCGATGCGGTACCCGCCTCACAACCTGTATCAGCAAAAATCCGCTTGGGCTTTGAAGATAAATCGCTTGCTGTAGAAAATGCTATCGCCATCACGGAAGCGGGCGCGTCTGAACTAGTCGTACACGCTAGAACAAAAACGGAAGGTTATAAGCCGCCAGCCTACTGGGAATGGATTGCTAAAATAAAGCAAAGCACTAATATTCCACTAGTGGCAAATGGCGAAATTTGGAATGCAGAAGAAGCCCAGCGTTGCCAAGAGCAATCAGCTTGCACTAACTTAATGGTGGGTAGGGGAGCGCTTGCCATGCCAAACTTAGCAAGGTGTATTCGAAATGACGAACCACCTATGGCATGGGAAGATGTGGCCGCATTGCTTATTCGCTATTCAGGCTATGAAATTTACGGTGATAAGGGTAAGTACTACCCTAATCGTATAAAGCAGTGGTGTGGCTATTTAAAAAGGCAATATCCTGAAGCAGAATTGTTGTTTAACGACATCCGGCGCTTATCAAAATCACAAGAAATTGTGGATGTGTTAGCCAGACAAGCTTCTCACTAG
- the moaA gene encoding GTP 3',8-cyclase MoaA: MLEDSFGRQFHYLRLSVTEACNFRCQYCLPDGYQGPSSEHFLSLGEINTLLSAFSGLGTSKVRLTGGEPTLRRDFLDILSATANTPGIKRVAMTTHGGRMAEHAASWKQAGLHQVNVSIDSLDPRQFAAITGQDKLKQVLAGLDAAVEAGLDVKVNSVLLNDFSDARLNRFLEWLKTMPVTLRFIELMETGDTTSFFKAQHQGGTPLKQTLIDAGWQPMVRRKDAGPAQEFFHPDYAGKIGLIMPYSKDFCKSCNRLRVAANGKLHLCLFSEHGIDMRHLLAEQDVVGLQQFLVECLGEKHATHFLHEGNTGATKHLAMLGG, encoded by the coding sequence TTGTTAGAAGATAGCTTTGGACGACAATTCCATTATTTGCGTTTATCGGTAACGGAGGCGTGTAATTTTCGCTGTCAGTATTGTTTGCCTGACGGTTATCAAGGTCCTTCTAGTGAGCATTTTCTTTCCTTAGGCGAAATCAATACGCTGTTGAGCGCGTTTTCAGGATTGGGTACATCCAAAGTTCGTCTTACTGGCGGCGAGCCAACACTTCGCCGCGACTTCCTCGATATTTTAAGTGCAACGGCAAATACTCCCGGAATTAAGCGAGTGGCCATGACCACTCATGGTGGTCGTATGGCTGAACATGCTGCATCGTGGAAGCAGGCAGGTTTACACCAAGTGAATGTCAGCATAGATAGCTTAGATCCAAGGCAGTTTGCAGCAATTACTGGGCAAGATAAATTAAAGCAAGTCTTAGCCGGGTTGGATGCTGCGGTTGAGGCCGGACTTGATGTAAAAGTGAATTCGGTGCTGCTAAACGATTTTTCTGATGCGAGGTTAAATCGATTCCTTGAGTGGCTTAAAACCATGCCAGTCACATTGCGGTTTATTGAATTGATGGAAACCGGCGATACTACTAGTTTCTTTAAAGCACAGCATCAAGGTGGAACGCCGCTAAAGCAAACACTTATTGATGCCGGATGGCAACCCATGGTTAGGCGCAAAGACGCTGGACCAGCGCAGGAATTTTTTCATCCTGACTATGCGGGTAAAATTGGCCTCATCATGCCGTACAGCAAAGATTTTTGTAAAAGTTGTAATCGACTTCGCGTAGCCGCCAATGGTAAATTACATTTGTGCCTATTTAGTGAGCACGGTATTGATATGCGACACCTATTGGCTGAGCAAGATGTAGTAGGGCTGCAACAGTTCTTAGTTGAGTGCTTAGGTGAAAAGCATGCTACGCACTTTTTGCATGAAGGTAATACTGGGGCAACGAAGCACTTAGCTATGTTAGGCGGCTAA
- a CDS encoding M14 family metallopeptidase, whose product MQNYPIGTPGQPWGEEEKEEWKQRQTIKRSYSDEVLKQLGSIPEGFELKQYGALPYDESRYPLYAVIPKNIDAAKPAVLVTGGVHGYETSGVQGALQFINTKLSEYAEDFTIIVVPCVSPWGYETINRWDQYALDPNRSFYPNSPAPESAQLMAFVESLNLPFTLHVDLHETTDTDNSEFRPALAARDATTHDNWNIPDGFYLVANTTNPQKPFQEAIIDAVKQVTHIALADDSGKIIGADLLSEGVICYDKKALYLCGGMTDAEFVTTTEVYPDSANATAENCNAAQVAVITAALEYIK is encoded by the coding sequence ATGCAAAATTATCCTATCGGCACGCCAGGACAACCTTGGGGTGAAGAAGAGAAAGAAGAGTGGAAACAGCGCCAAACTATAAAGCGTTCATACAGCGATGAAGTACTAAAACAGTTAGGCAGCATTCCTGAAGGGTTTGAATTAAAGCAGTATGGCGCGTTGCCTTACGATGAGTCTCGATACCCGTTGTATGCCGTAATCCCTAAAAATATCGACGCAGCCAAGCCAGCGGTGCTAGTTACCGGCGGTGTACATGGGTATGAAACCAGTGGGGTGCAGGGCGCGCTTCAGTTTATCAATACCAAGCTAAGTGAGTATGCAGAAGACTTCACCATCATTGTTGTTCCATGTGTTAGCCCTTGGGGTTATGAGACGATTAACCGTTGGGATCAGTATGCGTTAGATCCTAATCGTTCATTTTATCCTAATTCTCCAGCGCCGGAATCAGCGCAGCTAATGGCATTCGTTGAATCGTTGAACTTACCATTTACATTGCATGTCGATTTACATGAAACCACCGATACCGATAACAGTGAGTTTAGGCCTGCATTAGCAGCACGAGATGCAACGACTCACGATAATTGGAATATTCCTGATGGGTTTTATTTAGTGGCGAATACCACTAATCCACAAAAACCATTTCAGGAAGCTATTATCGATGCAGTTAAGCAGGTAACTCATATTGCGCTTGCTGATGATAGCGGCAAAATTATAGGTGCTGACTTATTGTCTGAAGGTGTAATTTGTTACGACAAAAAAGCATTGTATCTTTGTGGTGGCATGACAGACGCAGAGTTTGTAACCACAACAGAAGTTTATCCTGATAGCGCTAATGCCACGGCTGAAAATTGTAATGCTGCCCAAGTGGCTGTGATCACCGCAGCATTGGAATATATAAAATAG
- a CDS encoding ABCB family ABC transporter ATP-binding protein/permease yields the protein MRKNRFPLNENEPIKWQVLKQLWPYLLEFKGRVALALMCLVAAKLASIGLPYVLKYTVDSLNGDVQALAIAVPISLIIAYGALRLTNVLLGEVRDTLFGRVTERAMRRLGLKVFNHLHNLDLGFHLNRRTGGLSRDIERGTNGVSFLMRFMVFNIVPTLLEIGLVVILLLIQFGWSFAMIIVVSVISYVLFSMKATDWRTRFVQQMNEADSTTNSRAVDSLLNFETVKYFNNERFEASRYDTDLAGWEKARRKNRLSLFALNGGQASIIALAMTAMMANAAYGVMEGEMTIGDFVLINAFTMQIFMPLNFLGFVYREIRGSLANIQNLFSLLAQKPAIEDKPNAAHLSANQASIRFSNVQFHYQQARPILKGISFDVPSGAKVAVVGESGAGKSTIMKLLFRFYEPSEGGIFINGQDIRDLSQHSLRSHIGIVPQDTVLFNTSLVENIRYGNPDASDDEVNHAIKLAHLTQFVESLPDGLDTTVGERGLKLSGGEKQRVAIARALLKGAPIMIFDEATSSLDSQSEQAILGALRDAAKGHTSLVIAHRLSTIVDADSILVLSKGMIAEHGTHETLLAQQGIYNRLWATQQRESNDEA from the coding sequence ATGCGAAAAAATCGATTTCCGTTAAACGAAAATGAGCCTATTAAATGGCAGGTGCTCAAACAGTTATGGCCATACCTTCTAGAATTTAAAGGTCGGGTGGCATTAGCGTTAATGTGCTTAGTTGCAGCAAAACTTGCCAGCATTGGCCTACCATATGTACTTAAATACACGGTAGATAGTTTAAACGGTGATGTACAAGCGTTGGCCATTGCGGTACCTATCAGCTTAATTATTGCGTACGGTGCACTTAGGCTCACTAATGTTTTACTTGGCGAAGTACGCGACACCTTATTCGGACGTGTTACTGAACGCGCCATGCGCAGGCTGGGTTTAAAGGTATTTAATCACCTACACAATCTAGATTTGGGCTTTCATTTAAACCGAAGAACAGGCGGCTTATCTAGAGATATTGAACGTGGCACAAACGGCGTAAGTTTCTTAATGCGGTTTATGGTGTTCAATATTGTGCCTACCCTCTTAGAGATTGGCTTAGTCGTGATATTGCTATTGATTCAGTTTGGCTGGTCTTTTGCAATGATCATTGTGGTCAGTGTCATCAGCTATGTCTTGTTCTCGATGAAAGCAACCGATTGGCGCACCAGATTTGTACAACAAATGAATGAAGCCGACTCCACGACTAATTCACGTGCGGTAGACAGCTTACTTAACTTTGAAACCGTAAAATACTTCAATAATGAGCGCTTCGAAGCAAGCCGATACGATACAGACTTAGCTGGCTGGGAAAAAGCGAGACGTAAAAATCGGTTATCCCTTTTTGCCTTAAATGGCGGCCAGGCCAGTATTATTGCGCTGGCGATGACAGCCATGATGGCGAATGCAGCTTATGGTGTAATGGAAGGCGAGATGACCATTGGTGACTTCGTGCTAATTAACGCCTTCACTATGCAAATATTTATGCCCCTCAACTTCTTGGGTTTTGTGTATCGGGAAATACGTGGCTCGCTAGCGAACATTCAAAACCTATTTTCCCTACTGGCGCAAAAGCCAGCGATTGAAGATAAACCCAATGCAGCTCATCTCTCAGCAAACCAAGCGAGTATACGTTTTAGTAACGTGCAATTTCACTATCAGCAAGCACGGCCTATTTTAAAAGGTATTAGCTTCGACGTGCCATCAGGCGCCAAAGTTGCTGTAGTTGGCGAAAGTGGTGCTGGTAAATCTACTATCATGAAGTTGCTGTTTCGTTTTTACGAACCCAGCGAGGGTGGTATTTTCATAAACGGGCAGGATATTCGCGACCTTAGCCAGCATAGTTTACGAAGCCATATTGGTATTGTTCCGCAAGATACGGTGTTATTTAATACATCCTTGGTTGAAAATATTCGTTACGGGAATCCAGATGCTAGCGATGATGAGGTTAATCATGCGATTAAACTGGCACATTTAACCCAGTTTGTTGAAAGCTTGCCGGATGGACTAGACACTACAGTAGGCGAACGTGGGCTGAAACTCTCAGGCGGTGAAAAACAGCGTGTTGCCATCGCTCGGGCGCTATTAAAAGGTGCGCCAATTATGATATTTGACGAGGCGACATCTTCGTTAGACAGTCAATCAGAGCAAGCGATATTGGGTGCCCTTCGAGACGCCGCAAAGGGACATACTAGCTTGGTCATTGCCCATAGGCTGTCTACTATTGTGGATGCCGACTCCATCTTAGTGTTAAGCAAGGGCATGATTGCCGAACATGGCACCCATGAAACGCTTCTAGCACAACAAGGTATTTATAATCGACTGTGGGCGAC